In Chlorobiota bacterium, the sequence CGGTCCAATCACTATCTCAGTCTCTATTCACCGGAATCTTTCTTTTGTGATTATCGGGTAAAACTTGAATAATTTTATCAATTAACCCTTCTTTCCAATAGTATGGAGTTGAATTCCATACTATTCCATACGGAACCTTTAATAGCAAGTACCTACCCCCTGTGCCGAAACTAACTGTGTCCGCATAAGGATGGTGGTGATAAAATAACTGAATACTTAATCTAGTATCTATTCTCAATAATTGAGAATGATTTTCTGCATTTATTGAATATCGTTCTAATTTCAGGATAGCACTTTCAATGCTATCTATTATTACACGAGAAATCACTGTGGTATCAAAAAAATCTTCTTCGCTTTTCCGAAATTTAGTTTTCCAAAATCGCTCTGGGGTTATCTGAGAGCGAGTTCGGACATTCCAATATAAACTTCGGATTTTTATTGAATCTATTTTATTGCCTTTCACTTCTTGCATTTGATAAATAAGACCATTATCAATGCTTATTAGTGGCCCATTAAGCATTAGCAATGCTACAAGAAGATTTATGAGTTTTATCATCTGAATAACCTCGTAGATAGTAGCTAGTCGTTTAGAGTTTCAAGAGGAACCGTTGTAACAACTGGCATATCAGGGTTGCGCTGATCCGATCCATCAGTTTCTTCAATTTGACCACCATGATCTGGAGCCAAAGGCTCTCCCAATTTTACTGCAGCAGGGTTTTCATATTTTTCATATACTTGCTGCTCCTCTTTATTTTCAAACTTATTATCTGATTTTTCTAATAATTCCTTCATTTGTTCTGGCGTTTTCTCTAATTCCAATGCACGATGTCCCCCTTCATGAATAAGCCCTAATGCGGGAGTTTGAGTGTATCCGTTAGATAATCTTAAACCATATTCGGCAGACCAATAAATAGTTTTCTTATCAGCCTCATAACGCGTTTCTGAAAACGTTGGTCTGATATAAGTCACATCTTTAGATTTATGAAGCCTTGCTAATACTCCGCTTGCTTTACCACTATTAAGATACTTAATAGCTTTTTTAAATTCTTTATACCATTTTCTAAACGCTGGGGATGGATTTTTCACATCATCTTTATGAAGCCATAGTTTCATTCCGTCAGGGTCACTAATCATTAACGGATTATTTGCACCATATTGATATGGTGTTAGCAATTTATACTTTTCCCATAATGGGTCAATACTCAAGAATCTTCCTGCCTCATCATCAAACAATCTTACGCCATGATTCCGCAGATCGCTCTCCCTATCCTTCTCTTTCCCTATAAATCCCTTCCGGCTCTCCGTTCCGCCGGCTAATAGTCCTCCAAATGGTGCGTAATCGCTGTATGTGAATCCGTTGATTCCCAATACTGCTCGGCTGGAGCCTAAGTGGTCGAAGAAACGGTATTCCTTCGCTCCATCAGGACGTGTCACCACGTTGTTGTGCTTCCCTACTCCATAGCTTAGATACTCCGTTGGATACAAAAACACATTCCGCCGCCAAGCGGTGTCGCAGAAGGGGCTGGTCATCTGTTGGCCGTGCCAGACGGCTAATTGCTCCTTGCTCCCGCCAAGCAGATACTGCACCCAGGGGTACGGCTGGCCTACGATGCTGTCTGCCAATGGGCCGTGGTAGAGGCACTTTTGCTGGCACGCCACATGGTGCAGATGTATTGATCTCCGATTACTAACCCACCGTCAAATGAACCGGTAGTCTTTTATGACTCCATCCCACTCCTCTCCATAGGTAATAAATTCAATGAACTTGATCTTCCCATCTGATACATCCACTTCATAACCTATACCATATTTTAATCCTTGAATCTCAATATTCTCATTCGTACTTATACAACCATCAGAGATTTCGAGGCATGGAATAGAGACTTGCGGATCTTTTACATAGCAAAAATTCACATACATACCTACTCCTGTAATCTCTCTATTCAGCACTCTTAGGAAAGGCATATGCTCCTGTATTGCTGGATACTTCACTGACAATTTGCTCAATATCGCTTTCTCAAGTTCATTTAATTCTTCCATCTTAGGATTCTTTTCTCAAACATCTTTTACGGTGTCATCTATCAGCCGATCACTTCAATGGAATCCTCCCATATCTTGTATGGTATTAAATGAAGAATCTTTTGAAAATATTGTTTGGATTGTGCCAATTCTTGAAAAAATTGATTCTTCACAACCAGCATCTAAAATTTTTGATATTACGCTTCTAATTGTTTGTAATTCTAAATCCTCGATAATGATCATATTCACTGCCCAAAAATAATTATCACCATCCTGAATCATTATTTTTTGAACATTTAACAGCGTAAATAATGTTGCGAAGAACACGCTCTCATCTTCGATAACAATATTTATATCTAGATTATCATCCAGCACGTTCAGCACCTGATAACCTGTAGGGAAAACGATCTTGAAAGATTTCATGTTAAATACCCTATTGTTATTTATATATTTCTATCAGGCGATTTATGACCTGCTGTTGGTTTGTCTTATTTGAATAGCCTAAAATCTCCACCCCTCCTTGGGTGTTTCTAAAATAGACCCTTGCTCCACCTTTAGATCTAGCTTCGAAAATATTTTTTCCGATACTTTTAGTACCTATACCAGGATTCATATTTCCTTTTGTTAGCTGATTGATCAGACCATTTGCTTCGTTACTCAAAGACTTATTACCAGAGAATGTTTGTTCAGCAAATTTTGCAAGTTTTGCGTCTTGCTTTACAATAGAAATAACTTTTTTTGAAATATTATCGATCCCTTTCTTGATAGCTGCCGCTGCTAAACCTCCACCAATGAAACTTCCTCCACCTCCTCCCGGCGACGCACTGCCTCCCTTACCCGATGACCCACTACCACCACTACCACCCTCATCTCCATCAAAGATCTGAGATGCCACATACACTCCTATGGCTCCTCCCACAGGCATCCCACGCAATGCCGGATACTTCTCCTTTACTGCGACATCAGCTCCTAACAATACTACCACCCCTACTCCTGCTGCTACTGGCCATGTCTCAGGATTCGTGGCTATTACTGTCCCCGCAGCTACAGCAGCCTGCATCCCCTTCGGATCCGTCTTCCTCAGCGGATCATTATCCCCATACACATACGGCGATTGCCACAAAAACTTCTCCCACAATGGGTCTATTGCTGTAAATCTACCCAATCCCTCCTCTAATTTCCTCACTCCGTTGTTGTACAGGCTGCTTTCCTTGTCCTCCTCTCGGTCGTTATACATCCGCCGCGTTCCCGTCCCGCTTAGAAGGCCGCCCCACGGGTCGTAATCATAATACTTTGTTGAAACGCCGGGGGTGAGGCTCGCTCGCAGGCTGGCTAGGTGGTCGCTGATTCGGTATTCTTTGCTCCCGTCTGGCTTGGTGATGATCGGTGTGAGGTCCTCATGCACCCCGTTCCAACCGATGCCGTTGGTGAGATACTCCGTTGGATACAGAAACACATTCCGCCGCCAAGCGGTGTCGCAGAAGGGGCTGGTCATCTGTTGGCCGTGCCAGACGGCTAATTGCTCCTTGCTCCCGCTTCCATCAAATAATACACTGATGGGGATACCAATTTCATTAACTCATCGTTCACCTTCACGCATTACACTTGAAGAATATCGTACATAGGCAGCCTCTTTATCACCATTCCATTTTATTCGCACTTGATGACGTACGACTTCTCTTGTGTACTCATTATAGGTGTATAAAACAACACTGTATGCGATTCCATCATATGTTGCTTTTGGCAGTTGAGCATAACCATGCCCACCTGCTTCTTGTATTATTGAATCAGTTTCTATAATGGATCGTGTGTTAAATGGACTATGCTGAACAATTAAGACATATTGGCGCGCAATCTCTATGGCTGCTCTTGTATCTCTAATTGGTTTCCAACGATCATACATATACTGCACAAAATGATTCGTGTCAAAACCATTAAGACAATACAATCCTCCTTGACGATTGAATGCTAATAGATATGAATCCTCGTACATCGGAATATTATAAATAGTTTTATAGACAATTATATTAGAGTCTTGAATGATATTTTGATATTTCTTAATAAGAATCAGATTAGTGTCTATATTAATTAACAATTCATACTCTCTTGATGTTACGTTTAAGCTATTACCCATTTTCCACGGATATGAGGTCAGCAACCTGTTTAAATTTCTTTGAATCTGCCTAGCAACAGTAACATTCCGAGCAAACAGTTTTAATTGATTTTCGCTGAATACTGTTTGTGCACATAACTGATTATTCATACATAAAAGTATGGCACAGCTAAAGCATACAACATAAAGAATGATGCTTCTCATTTGATATTTCTTGTTTGTGGAGTCCACCATTGATATATATTTGTTTTATTCTCCATTAATACTTGCGAATCTCTATATTTTAAATAATAATGAAATATCGTTTTTTCGTACCCATTAGCTGACTTTTCTGATGCTCGTTTCTCATATGGAACTCCATTATTACCTTCTTTTAAGCGATTTTGATATATCTTCTTTCCATTTTCTGAGAACAAATCCTTTCCGTGTTTAAACTCATGCCCTAACAAAGTAACCTTATCAACATGAGATTTTTTGTCCCATTCCTCTTTATTAATAATTAATTGTAGGCCTATAATATTCCCATCAGCATCAGTTGTTGTACGAACTATAGCTGCCATAATTCTTCCTTCCATCTTCGTATCTCCAAACCCAATCGTCATAACTCGCGAATCTGTCATTACAGCATTAGCTGTTTGTTCATTACTATACTCGCCTTCCATTCCCATCCGTTCTTCCACTCGTGCTAAATCTTCTGCTGCTGGATTCACAACTTCTTCAACCTCACCACTTACATACACTACAGTATCTCCAGATGGATCTAACAAACCAATTGGATTATTTAATCCGTAATTATACGGGCTTGAACTTCTATATAATTCCCAGAACCTATCCACACTCAAAAACCTTCCACCTTCATCATCATACTGCCTCACCCCTAAGTTCCGCAGATCGCTCTCTCCATCCTTCTCTTTCCCTATAAACCCCTTCCGGCTCTCCGTTCCGCCGGCCAATAACCCTCCAAATGGTGCGTAATCGCTGTATGTGAATCCGTTGCTTCCCAATACTGCTCGGCTGGAGCCTAAGTGGTCGAAGAAACGGTATTCTTTCGCTCCATCAGGGCGCGTCACCACGTTGCTGTGCTTCCCTACTCCATAGCTTAGATACTCCGTTGGATACAGAAACACATTCCGCCGCCAAGCGGTGTCGCAGAAGGGGCTGGTCATCTGTTGGCCGTGCCAGACGGCTAATTGCTCCTTGCTTCCACCAAGCAGATACTGCACCCAGGGGTACGGCTGGCCGATGATGCTATCTGCCAATGGGCCGTGGTACAACCGCTTTTGCTCTCGTTCCCCCTGCGCGTTGTACCGGTATCGCCAATCCCAGTGGTTGTTCTCCCACGGGTTCCCGTTTAGGTACTTCCAGTTTAGCTCACGGTAGCTGTAGCCGAAGTGATCCTCACCCGCCAAACCCCAGAATGGAGGAGCTACCTGGCTGTACCTTATTCGATCCGTGATGGAACCGTTGAGGTTGTACCCGTAGTCCGTCCGCATCGTTACTCCCCCTTGTTGCTGCAGGCTCTGCTCCAACCGGTTCGGACCACTTGTTGGTGCGCCGTACTGGTACGTTCGCACATCCTGGCCATCTATCCGAGCACTCAGTGTTCGGTTCCCCACCTTGTCGTACTCGTACAACACCGTGTCGCCCAAACCCAAGCGGTTCTTTGGGCTAGTAGCGCATTACTTGCAACGAGTATGGCTATTGACAAAAATAGATGAAGCCGAGAGTGCTATCATTTTGAGGAAGTATCTCAAAATCAAACCAGCATATATCTGAATTTGGGGTAATCATCCCTTGATTATTGCAAACGGTTCCCCAGTAGTAATACAGGTGCATAACGTTATAGTAGCTCGTATCCTTTGTCGTTCGAGAATCAAAAAATACGATCCTGTTTGGAGTACCAAATATTTTTAGAATCCCTTCCTTATCATATATATCATTTCTATATTTATTGATTAAATAATTGAATACTTCTGGATTTCTTAATTGCTGACAACCATTAGAATCTTGCTTCCAAAGCAACAATGTATCATCCATCATATTTTTTTCATTATCATTTCTACTCTGGATAGCTCGACCTATTTCCAATTGCTGATATTGATACTCAGGTAGCTCCCTTGCGATCTGCCAGAGCAAAACGCTATCCTCTTCATACAATCCAGCGTTGTATTGCATCACTCTGTTGTTGCTGAATGAGAGTGTATCCACAATTCCATTGCTAAACAACAGGCAGGAAATCCGGCAGTCAAAATAGGCTGTATTTGCCTTTATTGGGACAAAGGCTTGGATACCTGTTTGAAGTTCACTTGCCAAATCTTGTGATATGGAATCTATAACCACAGCACGTGGATTGCTCACAACCGCAGTTGGTGTTTGTGCCACTAAAAACTCGGAATTCCAACCCACGCTGTATATTCTAACAGAATCAATCTTTCTCTTCACAACAGCATTTGAGCAAGAACTCATAGCTGCGAATACTGCAATTAGCAATCTGATTGTTATTGTTTTCATTTTTTCTTCTGGGAAACATCTTTTCCCTCGGGATTAGTTTGCTAATTCAACAGCGGGTTCAAGTTCGTTGAAATTCAATCAGCATTCCCCTCATCTTCATAGCACAACAGTATTGTGGGATTATCAAATAGCTCTACCGGGTCAAATACGACAACCCAGTACTTTTTATTCTTAACGTCAACAACATGGTATAATATCAGCGAGTCCTCTTCAGGGGCATATTCTTCAAGGCTGTTAAAATAGCTCAGTAGATTTTCGGCATTCGCTTCTTTTGAGAGCTTCCACACTCCCATTCTTCTTGTTTGAACTTCTTGTATGGATTGTACCTCCTTGCCCCCATCACGGAAGTATCTCTCAACTGCTTTTATAGGATCAGGAGAAACAACTATTCCATGTTTTGGAGTCTCTCCAAAAAGGTTTTCCAACATCTTGCGTATGCTCATTCTGCCACCATGTCGGATGTCTGGGCCTGCTAACTCTGGTTCACAGCTACCTTCAACGATTCCCCCGTGCAACAACGGTGGGCTGTAGCACTTCGACTTGGGATCGTTAGGCATCGCATCAAATCTACTACATCAGATCTACCAATGCCCCACAAAAAAACCCGCCCGACTCAAAAAAATTTGAGTCGGGCGGGTTTGGTGTTTCCCTTTCTGGACGGGTCTTAGTCCAGAATCTTCGTCACGACGCCTGCACCCACGGTGCGGCCACCTTCGCGGATGGCGAAGCGGAGACCTTCTTCCATGGCGATGTTCGTGATCAGCTCAACGGTGATGTTGTCCAGGTTGTCGCCAGGCATCACCATCTCGGTTCCGGCTGGAAGCGTGATGATACCGGTAACGTCCGTTGTGCGGAAGTAGAACTGTGGACGGTAGCCGTTGAAGAACGGCGTGTGGCGGCCACCTTCTTCTTTGGAGAGGACGTACACCTGGGCAAGGAACTTCATGTGTGGAGTGATCGAGCCTGGCTTCACGATAACCATGCCGCGCTCCAGCTCTTCCTTCCCAACACCGCGCAACAGCAGACCGACGTTGTCGCCGGCTTGGCCCTGATCCAGCAGCTTGCGGAACATTTCCACGCCCGTCACCACCGATTTCTTCTTTGCGCCGAAGCCAACGATCTCCACTTCCTCGTTGACGTTGATGATTCCGCGCTCGATACGGCCGGTGCCCACGGTTCCGCGTCCGGTGATCGAGAACACGTCCTCGACCGGCATCAAGAATGGCTTATCGGTGTCGCGGGTTGGGGTTGGGATGTAGCTGTCAACAGCGTCCATCAAGTCCCAAATGCACTGATAGCGTGCGTCGTCGGTTGGGGCGCTGGCGGTGCCGGCTTCCAACGCTTGCAATGCCGAACCACGGATGATGGGAATATCATCGCCCGGGAATTCGTACTTGGAGAGAAGCTCGCGAATCTCAAGCTCAACAAGCTCCAACAACTCTGGGTCGGCAATGTCAACTTTGTTCAAGAAGACCACGATGCGTGGCACACCGACCTGGCGGCAGAGCAGGATGTGCTCGCGGGTTTGCGGCATTGGACCGTCGGTGGCGGCCACCACAAGGATGGCACCGTCCATCTGGGCGGCACCGGTGATCATGTTCTTCACGTAGTCGGCGTGGCCCGGGCAGTCAACGTGGGCGTAGTGACGGTTGTCCGTCTGGTACTCCACGTGAGCGGTGGCGATGGTGATACCACGCTCGCGCTCTTCCGGTGCGTTGTCAATTGAGTCGAACGTGCGGACTTCACCGCCGTGACGAAGTGCCAATGCCATGGTGATGGCGGCGGTCAGCGTTGTTTTTCCGTGGTCAACGTGACCGATGGTGCCCACGTTGACGTGGGGTTTGCTGCGGTCAAATTTCTCTTTTGCCATTCCTGATGTCTCCTCTACGAGAAGTGTGTGTTAAGTATTTGTTGATTGAACCCGTGTGTCTGTTGCTCTTTGCCGTCGGCCTCTATCAAAAAAGGCTTTGGGTTAGGCTGCAATCGCAGCTTTTCCGCTTTTCTCCACCACTTCTTCCTGCACCGATTTTGGTGCCGGCTCGTAGTGGTCGAAGGTCATCGAAGGGATTGCACGGCCTTGCGTGATGGAGCGCAACGTCGTGACGTAGCCGAACATCTCCGCAAGCGGAACCATTGCGCGAATCACCTGAGCGTCGTGGCGCTGGACCATTCCTTCGATGCGGCCACGGCGGCTGGAAAGGTCGCCCATCACATCCCCCATGTACTCTTCCGGCGTGACGACCTCGACGGCCATGATCGGCTCCAACAACACTGGCTTGGCTTTGCGGCAGGCTTCTTTGAAGGCCATGGATGCGGCAATCTTGAAGGCCATTTCCGACGAGTCAACGTCGTGGTAGGAACCGAAATGGAGTTTGGCTTTGATGTCCACCACCGGGAATCCGGCAAGCACGCCGTTGCGGAGTGCCTCGGTGATCCCCTGCTCCACCGGCTTGATGTACTCTTTTGGAATCACACCGCCAACAATGGCGTTGGTGAACTCGAAGCCTTTGCCTGGCTCGTTCGGACCGAACTCGATCACCACGTGTCCATACTGGCCTTTCCCACCCGACTGGCGAACGAACTTCGTGTCCTGGTCCACCGTCTCGCGGATCGTTTCGCGGTAGGCCACCTGCGGCTTACCAACGTTCGCCTCCACACGGAACTCGCGGCGGATACGGTCCACGATAATGTCCAAGTGAAGCTCACCAACGCCGGAGATGATCGTCTGCCCGGTCTCCTCGTCCGTTTTTACGCGGAAGGTTGGATCTTCTTCGCTGAGTTTGGCCAGGGCCTCGCCCAACTTGTCTTGATCGGCTTTCGTTTTTGGTTCGATTGCCTGGTCAATCACTGGGTCGGGGAACTCCATTTTCTCCAACACGATTGGATCCGCTTCATCGCTGAGCGTGTCGCCGGTTTTTGTGGCTTTCAAACCAACAACAGCGATGATGTCGCCGGTGTAGGCTTCGTCAATATCCTCGCGGTGATTGGCGTGCATCCGCAACAGACGGCCAACGCGTTCTTTTTTCCCGGTGATGGTGTTCAGGACGTAGGACCCTGCCGACAATGTGCCGGAATACAAGCGGACGAAGGTCAGCTTCCCAACGAATTTATCGGTGATGATCTTGAACGCCAATCCAGCGAACTTCTCGGTATCGGACGGCTGGCGTTCGATATGATCGTCGGAATCCATGTGGTGGCCCGGCGTGGTTCCCACATCCATCGGCGATGGAAGGAACTCCAACACCGCATCCAGCAACTGCTGAACGCCTTTGTTTTTGAAGCTGGAGCCAAGCATCACCGGGATGATCTTCACCTGCAAGCAGGCTTCGCGGAGCACCTTGCGGATTTCTTCTGGGGAGATTTCTTCCCCTTCCAGATATTTCATCAGCAGGGTGTCGTCAACCTCGGCAACCGCTTCCAGCATTTTGGTGCGGTACTCTTTGGCTTGCTCCTCGATGTCGTGCGGGATGTCAATGATGTCCCACTTTGCGCCCTGGCTGGAGTCATCGAAGATGTAGGCTTTCCACTCAATCAGGTCAACGATACCCTTGAACATATCGCCCTGGCCCACCGGCAATTGCAGCGGGACAGCGTTTGCGCCCAGGCGGTCGTGAATCATGCCAACAACCTTCAGGAAGTCGGCACCGACGCGGTCCATTTTGTTCACAAAGGCGATGCGCGGGACATTGTACTTATCGGCCTGGCGCCACACCGTTTCGGATTGCGGCTCCACGCCACCAACCGAGCAGAACAGGGCAACAGCACCGTCCAACACGCGAAGCGAGCGTTCTACCTCGACGGTAAAATCAACGTGGCCCGGCGTGTCAATGATGTTGATGCGGTGCTCTGGGAAATGGGATTTGGACCCTTTCCAGAAGCAGGTTGTTGCTGCCGATGTGATCGTGATACCGCGCTCCTGCTCCTGCTCCATGTAGTCCATGGTTGCGGCTCCGTCGTGAACCTCACCGATACGGTGAAGCACGCCGGTGTAATACAGGATGCGCTCGGTTGTGGTTGTCTTGCCGGCATCAATGTGCGCCATGATGCCGATGTTGCGGACTCTATCAAGTGGATACAGGCGTGGCATAATCGAGAATTAGCTTCGGTTATCTATGAATATCAAGGCCTACACAGCAGGTTGACGTGTTTTGCGGCCGGGATTGCGACGGAGCAGATGCGTGCCAAAAAGAGCGATGCCCTTCTTCGCCGATCATTTCTATCGCTTGGTTCTATCAACTGGCCCGGCCACCGGTTTCCGCTTTACCAGCGGAAGTGAGCAAAGGCACGGTTTGCGTCGGCCATGCGGTGAACATCTTCGCGCTTCTTGACGGCAGAACCTTCGCCGTTGGAAGCGGCAATGATCTCGCCGGCCAGTTTGTCGCGCATGGTTTTTTCGCGGCGGTCGTCGGCGTACTTAATCAACCAGCGGATGCCCAGGGCAACGCGGCGTTCCGGGCGGACTTCCATCGGAACTTGGTAGGTGGACCCACCAACGCGGCGCGAGCGGACCTCGACGGCTGGGGAGACGTTCGCCAACGCTTTGCGGAAGACCTCTAGCGGGTCCTGCTGGGTGCGTTCGGCAACAAGGTCAAGCGCGCCATACAGGATGTCGCGGGCGGTGCTTTTCTTCCCATCCAGCAGCAGGTTATTGATAAACCGCTCGATGGTAACGTCGTTGAAGCGTGGGTCTGGAGATATCCACCGCTTTTCTGCGCGTTTCTTTCTCATGGATTCTATTCAGTAAAGAGAGATGTTCGTTGATTACTTCTTTGGACGCTTTGCGCCGTACTTGGAACGCCCCTGTTGGCGCTTGGCAACCCCTTGGGTATCCAGCGTGCCGCGGACGATGTGGTAACGGACACCTGGAAGGTCCTTCACGCGGCCACCACGGATCAGCACGATTGAGTGCTCCTGAAGGTTGTGGCCTTCCCCGGGGATGTAGGCGATTACTTCCTGTTGGTTGCTTAAACGCACCTTTGCCACTTTACGAAGTGCCGAATTCGGCTTCTTCGGGGTGGTGGTGTACACGCGGGTGCAAACCCCACGACGCTGCGGGCAACGGTCCAATGCCGGGGAAGCACTCTTGTACAACTCCTCCTGACGACCCTTGCGAACTAACTGATTGATTGTCGGCACAGCTTGACTGTTGTGTTGTTGGACTTCGGTTTTTACAAAGAAGAGCGCAAAGATAGCACCGACCCGTTTACGTGGGCAAGATGCCTTACCGCATGAAACAGCTCATTCTTAGTTATGACAACTCATTGTTACGAGCGGGCATTCCATCCGGCCTGCGTTTATCACCGCGCCGTATCCCCTGGGGCGGGGGATGAAGGCGGGGGAACGGGGCTGGGCTTCCCTTTGCCCGCATCCACCCGCTGCGCAACGGCTTGCGGGTTCGGGGGGGCCGCAACTTTGTAGGCTCCGTTCTCCCAGCGCATCATCAAGATTTCCGCCGGGCGATCCTTGTGGCGCACCACCAGGGAGTACAACGTATCCACCTGCAAAACCTCAAAATCCCCTTGGAATTTGCCGGTGAAGTCTTCGCCGTACAGCTGCATGTACTTGGCGAACGCCTCCTTCCCTTTCAGCCCTTGCAACACCTCCACTTCCTGGCGGCGGGCTGAGTCAAGGGACATATTCATGGTTTGGCCAGCCAGCATCATATCTAGCTGGTGCTGCTGGTCGCTATCAAAAAGGTCGTAAATCTTGGCCCCGTCGCCGGTGCGCATGGTCTCCACCATTTGGGTGTATCCCTGCTGAACGCTTGGCTTGCTATCGTCCGGGGAATTCTGGCCACAAGCGGCCATAATCGTGGCCATGGCGGTGGCCATTATCGCCAAGAAGCCAACCCACCGGTTGCGTGCGGAAGGCAGTTG encodes:
- the tuf gene encoding elongation factor Tu, with protein sequence MAKEKFDRSKPHVNVGTIGHVDHGKTTLTAAITMALALRHGGEVRTFDSIDNAPEERERGITIATAHVEYQTDNRHYAHVDCPGHADYVKNMITGAAQMDGAILVVAATDGPMPQTREHILLCRQVGVPRIVVFLNKVDIADPELLELVELEIRELLSKYEFPGDDIPIIRGSALQALEAGTASAPTDDARYQCIWDLMDAVDSYIPTPTRDTDKPFLMPVEDVFSITGRGTVGTGRIERGIINVNEEVEIVGFGAKKKSVVTGVEMFRKLLDQGQAGDNVGLLLRGVGKEELERGMVIVKPGSITPHMKFLAQVYVLSKEEGGRHTPFFNGYRPQFYFRTTDVTGIITLPAGTEMVMPGDNLDNITVELITNIAMEEGLRFAIREGGRTVGAGVVTKILD
- a CDS encoding 30S ribosomal protein S12, which codes for MPTINQLVRKGRQEELYKSASPALDRCPQRRGVCTRVYTTTPKKPNSALRKVAKVRLSNQQEVIAYIPGEGHNLQEHSIVLIRGGRVKDLPGVRYHIVRGTLDTQGVAKRQQGRSKYGAKRPKK
- a CDS encoding RHS repeat-associated core domain-containing protein, with the protein product MTRPDGAKEYRFFDHLGSSRAVLGINGFTYSDYAPFGGLLAGGTESRKGFIGKEKDRESDLRNHGVRLFDDEAGRFLSIDPLWEKYKLLTPYQYGANNPLMISDPDGMKLWLHKDDVKNPSPAFRKWYKEFKKAIKYLNSGKASGVLARLHKSKDVTYIRPTFSETRYEADKKTIYWSAEYGLRLSNGYTQTPALGLIHEGGHRALELEKTPEQMKELLEKSDNKFENKEEQQVYEKYENPAAVKLGEPLAPDHGGQIEETDGSDQRNPDMPVVTTVPLETLND
- the fusA gene encoding elongation factor G, with product MPRLYPLDRVRNIGIMAHIDAGKTTTTERILYYTGVLHRIGEVHDGAATMDYMEQEQERGITITSAATTCFWKGSKSHFPEHRINIIDTPGHVDFTVEVERSLRVLDGAVALFCSVGGVEPQSETVWRQADKYNVPRIAFVNKMDRVGADFLKVVGMIHDRLGANAVPLQLPVGQGDMFKGIVDLIEWKAYIFDDSSQGAKWDIIDIPHDIEEQAKEYRTKMLEAVAEVDDTLLMKYLEGEEISPEEIRKVLREACLQVKIIPVMLGSSFKNKGVQQLLDAVLEFLPSPMDVGTTPGHHMDSDDHIERQPSDTEKFAGLAFKIITDKFVGKLTFVRLYSGTLSAGSYVLNTITGKKERVGRLLRMHANHREDIDEAYTGDIIAVVGLKATKTGDTLSDEADPIVLEKMEFPDPVIDQAIEPKTKADQDKLGEALAKLSEEDPTFRVKTDEETGQTIISGVGELHLDIIVDRIRREFRVEANVGKPQVAYRETIRETVDQDTKFVRQSGGKGQYGHVVIEFGPNEPGKGFEFTNAIVGGVIPKEYIKPVEQGITEALRNGVLAGFPVVDIKAKLHFGSYHDVDSSEMAFKIAASMAFKEACRKAKPVLLEPIMAVEVVTPEEYMGDVMGDLSSRRGRIEGMVQRHDAQVIRAMVPLAEMFGYVTTLRSITQGRAIPSMTFDHYEPAPKSVQEEVVEKSGKAAIAA
- the rpsG gene encoding 30S ribosomal protein S7, which gives rise to MRKKRAEKRWISPDPRFNDVTIERFINNLLLDGKKSTARDILYGALDLVAERTQQDPLEVFRKALANVSPAVEVRSRRVGGSTYQVPMEVRPERRVALGIRWLIKYADDRREKTMRDKLAGEIIAASNGEGSAVKKREDVHRMADANRAFAHFRW